Proteins encoded together in one Pseudoroseomonas cervicalis window:
- the pgeF gene encoding peptidoglycan editing factor PgeF, with protein MTAEYISAAPLITLPHGFFTRRGGVSRGGFATLNCSLSGQDEPQAVATNRARAMRALGLPEAALSGAHQVHGAAVATLTEPVPQEARPQADALVTNRPGLPLGIVTADCAPVLFADAAAGVVGAAHAGWRGAVAGVLEATLEAMEALGATRAGIAAVVGPCIRQDSYEVGADLRDAVLARDATDARFFGDGKREGHWQFDLPGYCAARLKAAGAGRVGVLPLDTYADPARFFSHRRRTVNGEGPIGHQLSAIALPLPPSG; from the coding sequence ATGACCGCCGAATACATCTCCGCCGCGCCGCTGATCACCCTGCCGCATGGCTTCTTCACCCGCCGCGGCGGGGTGTCGCGCGGCGGCTTCGCCACGCTGAACTGCTCGCTCTCCGGCCAGGACGAGCCGCAGGCCGTCGCCACCAACCGGGCGCGCGCGATGCGGGCGCTGGGGCTGCCGGAGGCGGCCCTGTCCGGCGCGCACCAGGTGCATGGCGCGGCGGTCGCGACGCTGACCGAGCCGGTGCCGCAGGAGGCGCGGCCGCAGGCCGATGCGCTGGTGACCAACCGGCCGGGCCTGCCGCTCGGCATCGTCACCGCCGATTGCGCGCCGGTGCTGTTCGCCGACGCGGCCGCCGGGGTGGTGGGCGCCGCCCATGCCGGCTGGCGCGGCGCGGTGGCGGGGGTGCTGGAGGCGACGCTGGAGGCCATGGAGGCGCTGGGCGCCACCCGCGCCGGCATCGCCGCCGTGGTCGGCCCCTGCATCCGCCAGGATTCCTACGAGGTCGGCGCCGATCTGCGCGACGCGGTGCTGGCGCGCGACGCGACCGATGCCCGCTTCTTCGGCGACGGCAAGCGCGAGGGGCATTGGCAGTTCGACCTGCCGGGCTATTGCGCGGCGCGGCTGAAGGCAGCCGGCGCCGGGCGGGTCGGCGTGCTGCCGCTCGACACCTATGCGGATCCGGCGCGCTTCTTCAGCCATCGTCGCCGCACCGTGAATGGCGAAGGGCCGATCGGGCACCAGCTTTCTGCCATCGCCCTGCCCCTTCCGCCATCCGGCTGA